TAATATTTACAACCAATATTTAacataaaaacaaaagaaaaaaaaagagacaaAGATTAGTAATTATGTAAGATCTATTAATTAGCAACAtatatctttaatattttttcacaagcccttaataaattaaaaaaaaaagagggttGTGGGAGGGTGTTTCCATAGCCATATACACTACCGAATACGTATATGTatacgtgtgtatatatatataatattttacaaTATTATTATTGGAGGCTAATTGATCAACATGCGGCTGATGGATTGGTGAAGGGATTATAGAAGTGCGGTGCCGGAGCCATGGTAAATGAGCTCTTACCAATCCCTTCAGCGGCGGAGGCAGAGGCGGAGGCGCCGCCGACCCTTTCGCATGAGGGGCACATGGTTAACGTGGCAGCCGGCAGCTGCATATACAGAGGTTGGGCCAACTTCAGCGCCTTTAGCTCCTGCAGCTCCTTCTGCAGCCGCCGGTTCTCGTCCGTTAGTGTTTCGCAGCACTTCTTCAAAAACTCGCAGTCTACTTCCGTTTGCTTCAGCTTGGTTCTGCAGAGATATGGGATTCATCATCATTTTCGGGGACAAAAgtaataaattaaagaagaataCTAGTCCGGCTtcgaaatattaaaatattttgacagAGAGCCAAAAGTTAATACAAGGAGGGGCCCCTTAAAATATTTCCAATATCTTAACaacaaaaagcaaaaaaaaaattacgatttCTGTTATATATTCTTTTCAAAGAAAATAAtttccttaaaattctcgaccaataatttaatatatctggtttaaatcatattgggCGGATCTGGAAGATACCTGGCTCTTCTATTCTGGAACCACACTTCAACCTGTCGAGGGGTTAGCTTCAACTCCCGAGCCAAATCTTGCTTTTGTTTCTGATCAAACAAACaaacccaaaaaaataaaaatcatcatCCTCGATCCCAATTATTGAAAAAAGAAAACACAAAAAAAGAAATATCATTCTCGAAGTGAAAAACCCGAGACAAATTACTTACAGGATTGAGAGTGCTGTGGACCTTGAAGCTTTCCTCCAGAAGAGCAGACTGAACTTTGCTGAGTCTGAGCTTCTTCCTACCATTGGATCCATCATCATCTTCATCGCTAATTCTAGAGGATACCCTCTCTGTTTCCTCCTCTTCACTGCTCACGATTTCTCTCTCCCTCTTCACACTGACATTAGAGAAAGAAGATGCAGCGCTCTCTTGTCTGTACAAATGATCGCCAGATTGGTTATCGTTAAAACCAACCTTGATATTATCTTCGGAATCCACCTTTTTCGCAGCATGAACTTGGAGATTATTGTGAGTAATTTCACCGGACAGGCTCAGAGTTAACGATGGCTCCTGAATTTTGTGAAGCTTTTGATGGGCGGAGGATGGTTTCGCAGACTTGGGTTCCCCGGTTGAGGGAGATAATCCCAGCCCCAAAACCAAGCTTGGGTTGCATAAATCATCGAAATCCATCAATCTTTTGGGGGGATTTGGACGAAAAGTTTGGCTTGTGAAAGGGAGACGGTGTTTGTTTTTTGTATGGGAAGAATCAAGAATGGCGTTTGAAAGTATATATTGAAAGTCTTTTTTCTCCTCTTTGTGTGAAATGAGGAGCAACAAAGAATGGGAGGAGACTTTTGTAAAGGGAGAATTGGGTGGGTGGGTAGACTTCTATGATTAAATAATCAAAGGATTAAATTAGTATTGATTGGAATTTTGGAAAGTGGAAATAATGAAAAGGCCCCCCAtctctctctcacacacacaacacttattatttaattttgttaggagtaggtctcatgtgagaccgtctcatggatctcaatctgtgagacgatcaaccctacccatattcaccatGAAAAGTagtattcttagcataaaaagcaatactatttcatggattacccaaataaagatccgtctcacaaaatttaacccatgagactgtctcacacaagtttttgccttttgtTAGTATTTAAGTTTACTCTAATATATTTtccaaatcaattttttttttaataattgacTCGTAATATCGTTTCAAAAAAGTTTTGTGATCAATTCATTACCGAAAgtgaatctcatgtgagactgtctcacagattttaatctgtgagacgggtcaaccctatcgatattcacaataaaaagtaatactcttagggtgtgtttggttgagtggattaaataaggatagattaataatccaatatttatcgttaaaattttaagttgttttaataatcattttgacccggtttaagatccaattttattaatcaaatagttatccataaaattggatcttaaaccgggtcaaaatgattattaaaacaacttaaaattttaacgataaatattggactattaatctatccttatttaatccactcaaccaaacacacccttagtatacaaagtaatattttttcatggatgactcaaatgagagatatgtctcataaatacgacccgctagaccatctcacacaagtttttgcccattATCAATGTGGAGAGAGATAGTATAACTCATATAATTAAACACCGCAGCGGTTTGAATATCATGTTTCAGTAACAGTAACAGGTGTAAGAGAAATCTctcttgatattttaaaatttgaattcgAGTTGGTCTCGACTCCACCTTGGTTGACAAATTGAACCACACCTTATCTTGAATTATAATGACCAACAACAAGGAATCCCTTTGAAATCAATCTCACATGACAAGAATCAATGTGTGTAAAGAATGAATACTTTGATGCCCTTGGCAATGAGGGACACACGTCAAAGATAATGATTCGTTTGCTCTCTCGCCACCCATTATCTTGCCAATTTCTACTGTTATTACCACAAACTCCATTTTCTCCTCATCATTTCTCGCCcccatttgttttttttaacctTGAGTAATAATTAATGCACCCATTGTGCTGAAAGTTTGACATCTAGCTTGTTCTAGACGTGCTACTAATCTACggcttatattttttttaaaaaaaaaacatttcctAGATACTATTCTTGGAATTTTGATGATATTGTGGCTCGTGGGCATCCTTTCCTTGGatgatttaaaaaaatgacGAGAGAAAGAATTGTGTTAAATTCATATATAAGAATGAGAAAATTAGCAAAATGGTCCGACAAGTTGTTCTATTTCGGTTTTTTGTGATGCATGTAATGTCTCATATTCGAAGCCAAGACTAGTCTTTTCAACGTatttatgtcctcactcacacgtacttcaggaaacttcccagggatCAACTATCCCAGAATCGTCcaaagtcaagcacgcttaacaaTGAAGTTCTTACATGACAAGCTCCCGAGAAGAAAATACACATTCTTAATaagagtagtacatatcaaatctctGTCATTCCGATGTGTGGATCGGTTTATTCATGTTCCCTTTACCTAAAAGATTGCCAAGAACCGCTTATTGTCAGTGCAACGTCATGATACTGACGATCATACTGCCATCCTCTTCGACACCAAGCGTCACAATGCAAGTGGTCATAGATTGATTTAGTGTAAGATGATTATTTTTTCGACTTTTAGTCATTTATATTGAAGTGCTGATGTGATACTCTATATCATTGACATGACATACACTTGAAATAGACATTGCCAAAGTGTGTTAGTTAGCATTtgacaaaacaaaaaataaaaaaaaaaaaaacaattcatTACACTAAGATCGAACTTTGATGATTTACTGGATCAAAGAAGTTAGAATATATGAATTTTCAAAGATTCGTAtatgatataacaaaaaattAATGAGATAATTAGACTTAATTAAAAGAGCGGAAATGTCCATGATTTCCCGTCCTATTCGGCTTTGTACGTACAAAAAAAATACTTTAATGCATGTTGCTTGTGTGGAGTAGTTTAACGTAACAAAGTGATTAATGTTGGAAATATCCATAATAATCACACAAAAAAGCAATAATTTTATCTTTAAAAAATATCATGGAGATTAATATTTGTCGTGTAGGCCAATCCTCCATATTGGTGTGATCCAAATCAACCCATTTCTTCACTACAAATGTCGAAAGTGGAGAGATGAGTGCGTTTTACAATTAATTTTATGGTCGGGAAAGTTGTTTCATAGGATGCCCACAACTTAGTTGTGAAGACTATATTTTAACAGAGCACATGGCATGTCTCTCACCCCATCCTTAGTTTCATTTGTAAGAAataggtgtgtgtgtgtgtgtgtgtgtcatgttCCTTTGCTgactatttttcttttcttcttttccAATCAATGCAATATGGAATGTGGAGGATGGAATGTATTATCCGATGGAATATCATGGAAGATGAGGTAGATCGAGTACACTGTGTGTCGGCTTCGATCCGAAAAATATTGACGACCCGAACGATTCTAGCAGCATAGAGGGCGAAAATATATTCAAGAgtatttttcttgaaaatttttaaaatcatcCTGTGAATTGACCAGAATTAGATAGTGATTTTGATTCATCAGAGATGATTGTTCTTACTCACCACTCGTGATATTGTCTCAAATAACAGTTGCATCACTAATTATTTTTTCTGGTTTGTTGTCTACGAAAGAGATAAAGAGAAAATAAGTTAGTATGAACACACCATGTGTTAGTTTTACCAACATTGATTTTTAGATTACACATATGATTTTATTTCAGACTCTGTCTATATTAATGCCAAAAGTTGAACGTGGATCCGAGACTTGTTTATCTCGGACAAAAAAAACATACAAAAAAACAACTAAATAtgcttaaataaataatgaaagCTACATGTAATCAACGAGACTCGAATCTGATATCAGTAAGTTTCAGAGCTTCAACGTTAATCATTAGGTCAATATCTCGTCTACAGTATTCGCTACGTTTTACAGTAATAGCATATTGATTTTGTATCTCAATTATattgattaagaaaaagatGTGTTATAATCATCCAACAAACAATTAATTATAAGGTAATTAATGGAATCAATAATCAGTAGTTTTGTCATGTCTTCGATGGCAGAGGCTTTGCCTCCCTAGTGTTATAATCATCCAAcaaacaaacacctttgcctccctagatttttttttggtttatatataaataatatatttttgactctcaaaaaataatataattttaatttacctTCTTACACGAGCAAGATTTTTACTCAATATATTTTtgtatatatgatattatatataaattagaTTGATGGAATATTGATATAGGAACAGGATCTTTGCTTAACTAGAAAGTCTGATAGGGAGTGTTTGGGTGTGAGGGCCTGCTAATCTGTAGCCTTTTGCAAACTCATTCAATAATGCATTGTCGGCGATGTTGACGTTAAGTCGGGTCACCAATGTAGCTTACATGTTCAATCATTGATCCAATGTGctaaattttgaaaatcaatatttttttataaaaaataattcaatattttttaGGTTATATGATAAGTTcttctcataaaaaaaataaaaaaatagaggttcttattttagaatgagtctcatgtgagaccatctcacagatcataatctgtgagacgggtcaatcctacctatattcacaataaaaagtaa
This is a stretch of genomic DNA from Primulina eburnea isolate SZY01 chromosome 11, ASM2296580v1, whole genome shotgun sequence. It encodes these proteins:
- the LOC140806101 gene encoding homeobox-leucine zipper protein HAT22-like codes for the protein MDFDDLCNPSLVLGLGLSPSTGEPKSAKPSSAHQKLHKIQEPSLTLSLSGEITHNNLQVHAAKKVDSEDNIKVGFNDNQSGDHLYRQESAASSFSNVSVKREREIVSSEEEETERVSSRISDEDDDGSNGRKKLRLSKVQSALLEESFKVHSTLNPKQKQDLARELKLTPRQVEVWFQNRRARTKLKQTEVDCEFLKKCCETLTDENRRLQKELQELKALKLAQPLYMQLPAATLTMCPSCERVGGASASASAAEGIGKSSFTMAPAPHFYNPFTNPSAAC